A window of Gambusia affinis linkage group LG03, SWU_Gaff_1.0, whole genome shotgun sequence contains these coding sequences:
- the pdlim2 gene encoding PDZ and LIM domain protein 2 gives MALTLNLIGPSPWGFRIYGGRDFKKAITVSKVNGGSKAEKADLHAGDIILEINGENTADMLNVEAQNKIKNSKTHLQLLVERPKTPSSTQTNGISTPEQLTGHFQEVVIVSRDENQNYSEYKISSPSSQSPGPYSSYSPVSPDRRGERLTPTINKSVQLRSWSPEDKNNRLSRPHSQEFFPSDFRHPSGSSRTPTPPGRYSPHSPTDRDVPMSPRRSSSSSDFAMQRFDRNSEVYKMIQENKESRTPPRQSNTFKMLQEVLEADEKEAALRFPGNLSPNPPKQSTSVAGVSKHHTCEKCGTSIVTQAVRITDSSFRHPECYTCTDCGLNLKMRGHFWVGDVMYCEKHAKERYQGPGNSIQTTVSPRQ, from the exons GTCAATGGAGGCAGCAAGGCAGAGAAAGCAGACCTGCATGCTGGTGATATCATCCTGGAAATCAACGGTGAAAACACAGCTGACATGCTGAATGTGGAGGCCCAGAACAAAATCAAGAACTCAAAGACCCATCTGCAGCTTTTGGTGGAGAG acCCAAGACTCCCAGCTCTACACAGACCAACGGCATCAGCACCCCTGAACAGCTCACTGGACACTTCCAG GAGGTAGTCATAGTGAGCCGAGACGAGAACCAGAACTACAGTGAGTATAAAATCTCCAGTCCTTCGTCACAGTCCCCAGGACCCTATTCATCATATTCTCCTGTCAGCCCTGACAGAAGAGGGGAAAGACTGACACCTACCATCAACAAGAG TGTGCAGCTGCGCTCATGGTCACCAGAGGATAAAAACAACCGTCTGTCCAGGCCACACTCTCAG GAGTTTTTTCCTTCTGACTTCAGACACCCTTCTGGGTCCAGCAGGACACCAACCCCACCAGGACGCTACTCACCTCACAGCCCCACTGACCGCGACGTTCCTATGTCCCCCAGGCGCAG TAGTTCCAGTTCTGACTTTGCCATGCAAAGGTTTGACAGGAACTCGGAGGTGTACAAGATGATCCAGGAGAACAAGGAGTCTCGCACGCCACCTCGTCAGTCCAACACCTTTAAAATGCTGCAAGAAGTGCTGGAGGCTGATGAGAAAG AGGCAGCCCTGCGGTTTCCGGGGAATCTTTCCCCCAACCCACCGAAACAGAGCACATCTGTTGCAGGAGTCAGCAAACACCACACCTGTGAGAAGTGTGGCACAAGCATTGT CACACAGGCAGTGCGCATCACGGACAGCTCCTTCCGTCATCCGGAGTGCTACACCTGCACAGATTGCGGCCTTAACCTGAAGATGAGAGGCCACTTTTGGGTTGGAGATGTAATGTATTGTGAGAAGCATGCCAAAGAGAGATATCAGGGCCCAGGCAACTCCATTCAGACCACCGTGTCCCCCCGCCAATGA